A DNA window from Flavisolibacter ginsenosidimutans contains the following coding sequences:
- the trxA gene encoding thioredoxin, with protein sequence MATIQLTAEGFKENIFDYDKAEEWKYKGNLPAVVDFYADWCGPCKAVAPVLEELSNEYHDKLLIYKIDTDKEQDLSMLFGIQSIPTILFIPVDGQPMMQKGAIPKSAFKQVIEERLLKTKNEPSQSAT encoded by the coding sequence ATGGCAACAATACAATTAACAGCAGAAGGCTTTAAAGAAAATATTTTTGATTACGACAAAGCAGAAGAATGGAAATACAAAGGAAACTTGCCGGCCGTTGTTGATTTTTATGCCGACTGGTGCGGCCCCTGCAAAGCCGTTGCACCGGTGCTGGAAGAACTTTCTAACGAATACCACGACAAGCTTTTGATTTATAAAATTGATACGGATAAGGAACAAGATTTGTCCATGCTTTTTGGCATTCAAAGCATCCCCACCATTTTGTTCATTCCAGTTGACGGGCAGCCGATGATGCAAAAAGGCGCCATTCCCAAATCGGCGTTCAAACAAGTGATTGAGGAGCGACTACTGAAAACGAAGAACGAACCCTCTCAATCCGCAACATAA
- the htpG gene encoding molecular chaperone HtpG yields the protein MVQEKGTISIHTENIFPIIKKFLYSDHEIFLRELVSNAVDATQKIKRLSSLGQYNKELGDLTVDVSFDEKAKTITVSDKGIGMTADEIKKYINQIAFSGATEFMEKFKEAKDANEIIGRFGLGFYSAFMVADKVEIQTLSYQEGAEPARWVCDGSTEFEITEGNKTERGTDVILYINSENEEFLNKWKLQEILDKYCKFLPVPIKFGTKTEHEEDGVDEKGEKKWKDVEVDNIINTTNPIWTKQPSELTDEDYLKFYRELYPMSEEPLFWIHLNVDYPFHLTGVLYFPKIKNEFEIQKNKIKLFSRQVFITDEVKDIVPEFLMLLHGVIDSPDIPLNVSRSFLQADSNVKKIASYITRKVADKLNELFRKDRNAYEEKWKDIGLFVKYGMITEEKFYEKAKDFVLLVNTKSEHYTLEEYNAKVKDFQTGKNGTTVYLYTTDAEKQHSYVQAANKKEYDVLVMDAPLDNHFMQQLEMKLEKISFKRVDADVIDKLIEKDDAQKHDLTEDESKKLKEIFERAINNPTMKVEVESLSSESLPVTITMEEWMRRMKDMARMGGGGMGFYGSLPDSYKVAVNGNHKLVTKMLQSDEAHATQLAKQVFDLALLSQGMLKGADLTSFIERSVNVVTE from the coding sequence ATGGTACAGGAAAAAGGCACAATCTCCATCCACACGGAGAACATCTTTCCCATCATCAAAAAATTTTTGTATTCTGATCATGAGATCTTTTTGCGAGAGTTGGTAAGCAATGCCGTGGATGCCACGCAAAAAATTAAACGCCTTTCCTCGCTCGGCCAGTACAACAAAGAGCTTGGCGATTTAACCGTTGACGTTTCGTTCGATGAAAAAGCAAAGACCATCACCGTGTCCGACAAAGGCATTGGAATGACGGCGGATGAAATCAAAAAATACATCAACCAGATTGCGTTCTCTGGCGCAACGGAATTCATGGAGAAGTTTAAAGAAGCCAAAGATGCCAACGAAATCATTGGCCGTTTTGGTCTTGGGTTTTATTCGGCATTTATGGTTGCCGATAAAGTGGAGATTCAAACTCTTTCTTACCAGGAAGGCGCCGAACCGGCACGCTGGGTTTGCGACGGCAGCACCGAATTTGAAATCACGGAAGGCAATAAAACAGAACGCGGCACCGACGTTATTCTTTATATAAACAGCGAGAACGAAGAGTTTTTAAACAAATGGAAGTTGCAGGAAATTCTGGATAAATACTGCAAGTTCCTTCCCGTGCCCATTAAGTTTGGAACAAAGACCGAACACGAAGAAGACGGCGTTGACGAGAAAGGCGAAAAGAAATGGAAGGATGTGGAAGTGGACAACATCATCAACACCACGAATCCGATCTGGACGAAGCAGCCTTCGGAATTAACCGACGAAGATTATTTGAAGTTCTACCGCGAACTCTACCCGATGAGCGAGGAACCTTTGTTCTGGATTCATTTGAACGTGGATTATCCCTTCCATCTTACCGGCGTGCTTTATTTTCCGAAAATCAAAAACGAGTTTGAGATTCAGAAAAACAAGATAAAGCTTTTCTCCCGCCAGGTTTTTATTACAGATGAAGTAAAAGATATCGTCCCCGAATTTTTAATGTTGCTACACGGCGTGATTGATTCGCCGGACATTCCGCTGAACGTTAGCCGCTCCTTTTTGCAAGCTGACAGCAACGTGAAAAAAATTGCGAGCTACATTACCCGCAAGGTTGCTGATAAACTAAACGAACTCTTCCGCAAAGACCGCAATGCTTACGAAGAAAAATGGAAAGACATTGGCCTCTTTGTGAAGTACGGCATGATCACCGAAGAAAAGTTTTATGAAAAGGCAAAAGACTTTGTGCTGTTGGTGAACACAAAGAGCGAACACTACACACTTGAAGAATACAATGCGAAAGTGAAAGACTTTCAAACCGGCAAGAACGGCACGACGGTTTATCTCTACACCACAGACGCAGAGAAGCAACACAGCTATGTGCAAGCCGCCAACAAAAAAGAGTACGATGTGTTGGTGATGGACGCGCCGCTCGACAACCACTTTATGCAGCAGCTTGAAATGAAGCTGGAAAAAATCTCATTTAAGCGTGTGGATGCGGATGTGATTGATAAGTTGATTGAAAAAGACGATGCGCAGAAGCATGACCTCACCGAAGACGAGTCGAAAAAACTGAAAGAGATTTTTGAAAGGGCAATCAACAATCCAACCATGAAAGTGGAAGTAGAAAGCCTGTCAAGCGAAAGCCTGCCGGTAACCATCACGATGGAAGAATGGATGCGCCGCATGAAGGACATGGCCCGCATGGGCGGTGGCGGCATGGGCTTTTACGGTTCGCTGCCCGACAGCTACAAAGTTGCGGTAAACGGCAATCACAAGCTCGTTACAAAAATGCTGCAAAGCGACGAAGCACACGCAACACAGTTGGCAAAACAGGTCTTTGATCTTGCCCTGCTTTCGCAAGGCATGTTGAAAGGTGCTGACCTGACTTCATTCATTGAGCGCAGCGTCAACGTAGTCACAGAATAA
- a CDS encoding replication-associated recombination protein A — MNATPLAERMRPQTLNDLVGQEHLTGKGSILRNAIERGKIPSMILWGPPGTGKTTIANIIAHTLNVPFIQLSAISAGVKEVRDAIAAAKNAEGTILFIDEIHRFNKGQQDALLGAVEKGTITLIGATTENPSFEVNSALLSRCQVYVLKPLEEADLIKLLQQAMEKDEELKTKKIDLKETEALLTISGGDARKLLNLFELVVDAMSNKKQIIISDDDVMKIAQQRIALYDKTGEQHYDIISAFIKSMRGSDPNGAIYWLARMIEGGEDVKFIARRMVIFASEDISNANPTAIVLANACFEAVNKIGYPEARIILAQCATYLSSSHKSNASYMAIEEALGTVRKNGDLPVPLHVRNAPTGLMKRMGYGKNYKYAHSYEGNFTEQEFLPDEIKGTTFYDPGKNPREEELRKFLRSLWKEKYGY, encoded by the coding sequence ATGAACGCAACACCCTTGGCCGAACGCATGCGGCCGCAAACACTGAATGATTTGGTAGGACAGGAACACCTCACCGGCAAAGGCAGCATTCTTCGAAACGCAATTGAACGCGGCAAAATTCCTTCGATGATTTTGTGGGGACCGCCGGGTACGGGCAAAACCACCATCGCCAACATCATTGCCCACACGCTTAACGTTCCGTTCATTCAACTCAGCGCTATCAGCGCCGGTGTAAAGGAAGTACGCGACGCCATCGCCGCAGCAAAAAATGCAGAAGGGACCATTTTATTTATTGACGAAATACACCGCTTCAATAAAGGCCAGCAGGATGCTTTGCTGGGTGCCGTGGAGAAAGGCACCATCACGTTGATTGGCGCCACCACTGAAAACCCTTCGTTTGAAGTGAACAGCGCCTTGTTGAGTCGCTGCCAGGTGTACGTATTAAAGCCTTTGGAAGAAGCAGATTTGATAAAGCTTCTACAGCAAGCGATGGAAAAGGACGAAGAACTGAAAACAAAAAAAATTGACCTGAAAGAAACAGAAGCTTTGCTGACAATCTCGGGAGGCGATGCAAGAAAGCTTTTGAATTTGTTTGAATTGGTTGTTGATGCGATGAGCAATAAAAAACAAATCATTATCAGCGATGACGACGTGATGAAAATTGCGCAACAACGCATTGCGCTTTACGACAAAACCGGCGAGCAGCATTACGACATCATTTCAGCCTTCATCAAGTCCATGCGCGGTTCCGATCCGAACGGTGCGATTTATTGGTTGGCGCGAATGATTGAAGGCGGTGAAGACGTAAAGTTCATTGCGCGGCGCATGGTCATTTTTGCAAGCGAAGACATTAGTAATGCCAATCCAACCGCGATTGTTTTGGCCAATGCCTGCTTTGAAGCCGTGAACAAAATCGGCTACCCCGAAGCAAGAATCATCCTGGCACAATGTGCTACATATTTGTCTTCTTCGCACAAAAGCAACGCATCTTACATGGCCATTGAAGAAGCGCTGGGTACCGTGCGCAAGAACGGCGACCTGCCCGTGCCGCTGCACGTACGTAATGCGCCTACCGGCCTAATGAAACGCATGGGTTACGGGAAGAACTACAAGTATGCGCACAGTTATGAAGGCAATTTTACCGAGCAGGAATTTTTGCCGGATGAAATCAAAGGCACAACGTTTTACGATCCGGGAAAGAACCCGAGAGAAGAAGAACTGCGAAAGTTTTTGAGAAGCTTGTGGAAAGAGAAGTACGGGTACTAA
- a CDS encoding alpha/beta hydrolase yields MKQVLFLSLSTLLSLLSSGQVKTNTNQSKPLVTGEVDEIQSSILSEKRTLNIYLPDSYKANDTATYPVVYLLDGGTDEDFLHIAGLYQFNSFPWINRVPPSIIIGIVNTDRKRDMTYPTKDTAAKRRYPSSGHSDKFINFIERELQPYVRKKFRINSSATIIGESLGGLLVTEILLKKPALFNNYIIVSPSLWWDNGSLLNQSADKLRTLLLQKTTVYIGVGKEGLTPGDKPRVMEVDANLLADKIRSVKNKNLTVYFDYLPEENHATIMHQAVFNAIRLMQPQPAPGTEN; encoded by the coding sequence ATGAAGCAAGTTCTCTTCCTTTCACTATCAACCTTGTTGTCTTTGCTTTCATCAGGGCAAGTTAAAACAAACACCAACCAAAGCAAGCCATTGGTGACTGGTGAAGTGGATGAAATTCAATCTTCCATTCTCTCTGAAAAAAGAACGCTGAATATTTATTTGCCGGACAGCTATAAAGCGAACGATACGGCAACCTATCCGGTTGTTTATCTTTTGGACGGCGGAACAGACGAGGATTTCTTACACATTGCAGGGCTTTACCAGTTCAACAGCTTTCCCTGGATAAACCGCGTTCCTCCCTCTATTATCATTGGCATTGTCAATACCGACAGAAAGCGGGACATGACGTATCCGACAAAGGACACAGCGGCTAAAAGAAGGTATCCAAGCTCGGGCCATTCCGACAAATTTATCAACTTCATTGAAAGAGAACTACAACCTTACGTTCGAAAGAAGTTTCGGATAAATTCTTCCGCAACCATCATTGGCGAATCACTTGGCGGACTCCTGGTTACAGAAATATTACTGAAGAAGCCGGCTCTCTTCAACAACTACATCATTGTCAGCCCAAGCCTTTGGTGGGACAATGGCTCCTTGTTGAACCAATCCGCTGATAAATTGCGGACATTGCTTTTACAAAAGACAACTGTTTACATCGGGGTGGGCAAGGAAGGCCTTACACCAGGAGACAAGCCTCGCGTTATGGAAGTAGATGCTAATTTATTGGCTGATAAAATCCGAAGTGTAAAAAATAAAAACCTTACGGTTTACTTCGACTACCTGCCGGAAGAAAATCATGCAACCATTATGCACCAAGCCGTTTTTAATGCCATACGTCTCATGCAACCCCAACCCGCACCCGGCACTGAAAATTGA
- a CDS encoding CapA family protein produces MRTLFSGFFLSVALLSFSQTKKDTITVISVGDVMLGTWYPSGYLPPDDGKYLLKPVEKILRNADVTFGNHEGTLFDSTGTPKQCRDSALCFAFKSPERYAQYLKKAGFDLMSVANNHSGDFGPEARERTMQILQDAGIASSGTIKKPFVILEKGGIKYGLVCFAPNYGTQSINNLKAAQKIVSYLDSLCDIVIVSFHGGAEGRTKRHVPREHEIFVGEDRGDVYGFARMVIDAGADVVFGHGPHVARAVDLYKGRFIAYSLGNFATYGRFNLKGEAGLAPIIKVFVDKDGKFLRGEIIAAKQVGEGGPVLDESGAVIDKMRQLTKEDFPESRLVIEDDGAIRKKRQVHATAHEKHRGLLRPIKR; encoded by the coding sequence ATGAGAACGTTGTTTTCCGGCTTCTTTCTTTCTGTAGCGTTGCTTTCTTTTTCGCAAACAAAAAAAGATACAATTACCGTTATCAGTGTGGGCGACGTAATGTTGGGTACCTGGTATCCAAGCGGGTATTTGCCGCCTGATGACGGCAAGTATTTATTGAAACCCGTTGAAAAAATTTTGCGCAATGCGGATGTTACGTTCGGCAACCACGAAGGAACGCTGTTTGACAGCACGGGCACGCCGAAGCAATGCCGGGATTCGGCACTGTGCTTTGCGTTTAAATCGCCGGAACGTTACGCACAATATTTAAAAAAAGCAGGTTTCGATTTGATGAGCGTTGCCAACAATCACAGCGGTGATTTTGGTCCGGAAGCAAGGGAACGAACGATGCAGATTTTGCAAGACGCAGGCATAGCTTCTTCGGGAACCATCAAAAAACCATTTGTTATTTTGGAGAAAGGCGGCATCAAATATGGCCTTGTGTGTTTTGCGCCGAACTACGGAACGCAAAGCATCAACAACCTCAAAGCGGCGCAAAAGATTGTTTCTTATCTGGACAGTCTTTGCGACATCGTGATCGTTTCTTTTCACGGCGGTGCCGAAGGGCGAACAAAACGACACGTACCGCGAGAGCACGAAATATTTGTAGGCGAAGACAGGGGCGATGTTTACGGCTTTGCCCGCATGGTAATTGACGCAGGTGCTGACGTGGTATTTGGTCACGGTCCGCATGTAGCAAGAGCGGTAGATTTGTACAAGGGTCGTTTTATTGCATACAGTCTTGGCAACTTTGCCACTTATGGTCGCTTTAATTTAAAAGGCGAAGCCGGCCTTGCGCCCATCATCAAAGTATTTGTTGACAAAGACGGCAAGTTTTTGCGCGGTGAAATCATTGCCGCAAAGCAAGTAGGAGAGGGCGGGCCGGTATTGGACGAAAGCGGCGCGGTGATTGACAAAATGCGGCAGTTAACAAAAGAAGATTTTCCGGAAAGCCGTTTGGTGATTGAGGACGATGGCGCAATAAGAAAGAAGAGGCAGGTCCACGCAACAGCGCATGAAAAACATCGCGGTTTATTGCGGCCAATAAAACGCTGA
- a CDS encoding M20/M25/M40 family metallo-hydrolase has protein sequence MQKLLLCALCCGLFLSSKAQTIVQRDPEIEAMVKEVSPDSLRSYITKMVSFGTRSTLSSTKDKARGIGAARTWVLSKFQEFAKASNGRLTAFVDTVTYKPDGRRVDRSINLGNVVATLKGADPADNRIFLISGHLDNMRTNVMDSVGDAPGANDDGSGSAAVIECARIMSKHRFPATVIFVTVSGEEQGLLGATYMANKAKRENWNIEAVLNNDIMGSNNSSETAIIDNTKVRVFSEAFSVQDTGRRALLIRQLGLENDGKARQLARYVKEIGERYVDNLQVVMIYRNDRFLRGGDHTPYVENGYAAVRITEMDENYYHQHQNVRMENGIQYGDLPEFMDFEYLRKNTAMNLSNLANLAKSAGMPDSVKIETRRLTNYSSLSWLAPKTGKPKGYFVLMRETTSAVWQKKIFTTQTEMMLPYSKDNYFFAVQSVSDSGNESLPVVPSVAR, from the coding sequence ATGCAAAAGCTTTTGCTGTGCGCCTTGTGCTGTGGCCTTTTTCTTTCATCGAAGGCGCAAACCATCGTTCAACGCGATCCTGAAATTGAAGCCATGGTGAAAGAAGTTTCGCCGGACAGCCTGCGTTCTTATATTACCAAAATGGTTTCGTTTGGCACACGCAGCACGCTGAGTTCAACCAAGGATAAGGCCAGAGGAATCGGTGCTGCACGAACTTGGGTATTGAGCAAGTTTCAGGAATTCGCAAAAGCATCCAACGGACGCTTGACTGCGTTTGTTGATACCGTCACTTACAAGCCTGATGGCCGGCGCGTTGATCGTTCTATCAATTTGGGCAACGTCGTTGCAACTTTGAAAGGAGCGGATCCGGCCGACAACCGCATTTTTCTTATCAGCGGTCATTTAGACAACATGCGCACAAACGTAATGGACAGCGTGGGCGACGCACCCGGGGCTAACGACGACGGCAGCGGAAGTGCGGCGGTTATCGAATGCGCAAGAATCATGAGCAAGCATCGCTTTCCGGCCACGGTGATTTTTGTTACGGTGAGTGGTGAAGAACAGGGTTTACTCGGCGCAACCTACATGGCTAACAAAGCAAAAAGAGAAAATTGGAACATTGAAGCCGTGTTGAACAACGACATCATGGGCAGCAACAACAGCAGCGAAACGGCCATCATTGACAATACAAAAGTGCGGGTGTTCAGCGAAGCTTTTTCGGTGCAGGACACGGGACGCAGAGCCTTATTAATTCGTCAACTTGGTTTGGAAAACGACGGCAAAGCAAGACAGTTGGCTCGCTACGTAAAAGAAATTGGCGAACGTTATGTTGACAATCTGCAGGTGGTGATGATTTACCGCAACGACCGCTTTTTGCGTGGTGGTGATCATACACCCTACGTTGAAAACGGATACGCTGCTGTACGCATCACGGAGATGGACGAAAACTATTATCACCAGCATCAAAACGTGCGCATGGAGAACGGCATTCAATACGGCGACTTGCCGGAGTTCATGGACTTTGAATACCTGCGAAAGAATACGGCGATGAATCTTTCCAATCTTGCCAACCTTGCCAAATCAGCGGGCATGCCTGATTCGGTGAAAATTGAAACAAGGCGATTGACCAATTACAGTTCTCTGTCCTGGCTTGCACCGAAAACCGGGAAACCTAAAGGCTATTTTGTGTTGATGCGGGAAACAACAAGTGCCGTGTGGCAAAAGAAAATATTTACCACGCAAACCGAAATGATGCTTCCTTATTCAAAGGACAATTATTTTTTTGCGGTGCAATCGGTAAGTGATAGCGGCAACGAAAGTTTGCCCGTTGTTCCAAGTGTGGCAAGGTGA
- a CDS encoding GNAT family N-acetyltransferase, translated as MQIHWILKKFEELTPHQLYAALQLRNEVFVVEQNCVFQDADDKDQASYHLLGCINDKLIAYTRLVPPGVIYDEPSIGRVVTSPSVRGSGAGKMLMQESINKVYDLFGGKPIKIGAQLYLKKFYEGFGFSQISEAYLEDGIPHIYMRRNPA; from the coding sequence ATGCAAATCCATTGGATACTTAAAAAATTTGAAGAACTAACGCCGCATCAACTTTACGCGGCGCTTCAACTTCGCAACGAAGTTTTTGTTGTTGAACAAAACTGCGTGTTTCAGGACGCGGATGATAAGGACCAGGCGTCTTATCACTTGCTCGGCTGTATCAACGACAAGTTGATTGCTTACACACGCCTCGTTCCGCCGGGAGTTATTTATGATGAACCTTCCATCGGCCGCGTCGTTACTTCGCCTTCCGTACGCGGCAGCGGTGCTGGAAAAATGTTGATGCAGGAATCGATCAACAAAGTGTATGATTTGTTTGGTGGGAAGCCGATAAAAATTGGTGCCCAGTTGTACTTGAAAAAATTTTATGAAGGCTTTGGCTTTTCGCAAATCAGCGAAGCTTACCTCGAAGACGGCATCCCGCACATCTACATGCGAAGAAATCCGGCGTAA
- a CDS encoding T9SS type A sorting domain-containing protein, with translation MIILSLAVLLTAAKPLPQRDAIVPAPLYQTKKAVKVYQTPQQPGSLTVQSAMEDVLSFYLFDLDGNLIYQSRLKQHEQQTIEGLQPGTYTYHAFDADEKLKGGKVDLKN, from the coding sequence ATGATAATCCTGTCCCTTGCAGTTTTACTAACGGCCGCGAAGCCATTGCCGCAACGCGATGCAATTGTGCCGGCACCCCTTTACCAAACAAAAAAAGCGGTAAAAGTTTATCAAACGCCACAACAGCCGGGCAGCCTCACGGTGCAATCGGCAATGGAAGACGTCCTATCGTTTTACCTCTTTGATTTGGACGGCAACCTGATTTATCAAAGCCGCCTCAAACAACACGAGCAACAAACCATCGAAGGGCTTCAACCCGGAACCTATACGTACCATGCCTTTGACGCCGACGAAAAATTAAAAGGCGGCAAGGTGGATTTAAAAAACTAA
- a CDS encoding DUF2911 domain-containing protein — translation MLQKLIACACIVAFATTAQAQLKTPAPSPTQTVKQDFGVSSVELIYSRPGIKGRKIFGDLVPYGQVWRTGANAATRLKFNDDVMIGGQPLKAGEYALYTIPGESEWKIIINKGSANWGTDYKQEDDILRVKVKPMKMEAPVESFTMQFANIKPTSMELHIMWDKTAVAVPITTDVDKKVMAQIDQLMNKDSRPYFGAAMYYMETGKDLNQALAWFDKAIEQTPNAYWVYHQKANALAKLGKKEEAKQTATKSMQLAKEQKNEDYVKLNEKLLASLK, via the coding sequence ATGTTGCAAAAATTGATTGCTTGCGCTTGCATTGTTGCATTCGCAACTACCGCACAAGCCCAGTTAAAAACACCGGCGCCATCGCCCACGCAAACCGTCAAACAGGACTTTGGCGTTTCATCCGTTGAACTTATTTACTCACGTCCGGGAATCAAAGGCCGCAAAATCTTCGGTGACCTTGTGCCTTACGGACAAGTGTGGCGCACCGGCGCAAACGCAGCCACGCGGCTAAAGTTCAACGACGACGTGATGATTGGCGGCCAGCCACTCAAAGCCGGCGAATATGCGCTGTACACCATCCCCGGCGAAAGCGAATGGAAAATCATCATCAACAAAGGCTCGGCAAACTGGGGCACCGATTACAAACAAGAGGACGACATTCTTCGCGTGAAAGTAAAGCCAATGAAGATGGAGGCACCGGTGGAAAGCTTTACCATGCAATTTGCCAATATTAAACCCACAAGCATGGAGCTGCACATCATGTGGGACAAAACCGCCGTAGCCGTTCCCATCACTACCGACGTTGATAAAAAAGTAATGGCGCAGATTGATCAATTGATGAACAAAGACAGCCGACCCTATTTTGGTGCGGCCATGTATTACATGGAAACAGGCAAGGATTTAAATCAGGCCCTCGCTTGGTTTGACAAAGCCATTGAGCAAACGCCAAACGCTTACTGGGTGTATCATCAAAAAGCAAATGCGCTGGCCAAACTTGGTAAAAAAGAAGAAGCCAAACAAACCGCTACCAAGTCAATGCAACTGGCAAAAGAGCAAAAGAACGAAGACTACGTAAAGCTGAACGAAAAGCTGCTCGCTTCGCTTAAATAA
- a CDS encoding ferritin-like domain-containing protein encodes MEMTKPTAKEDTTLLDELAQKEFNRRKFLRFSSLIGVSAVALSGAGLSGCYRDNMLTGGGDNNSVNLGSGDIGVLNYAYALEQLEAAFYTQVIATPFSGISALESEYLKDIRDHEIAHREFFKAALGSNAIPGLQVDFSSINFSSRDSVLGTAKAFEDLGVAAYNGAGRLLTSTDYLTLAGKIVSVEARHAALIRDLISNGSFADLASLSSMGANNANGLDAAMNPPDVLAIASAYVKTQIDASNLPK; translated from the coding sequence ATGGAAATGACGAAACCTACAGCAAAGGAAGACACCACTCTTCTTGATGAACTGGCGCAAAAAGAATTTAACCGAAGAAAGTTTCTTCGCTTTTCAAGTCTCATTGGCGTCTCTGCTGTTGCCCTGAGCGGCGCCGGCCTTTCGGGTTGCTACCGCGATAACATGCTCACAGGCGGCGGGGATAATAACAGCGTTAACCTTGGCAGCGGCGACATTGGCGTACTCAATTATGCTTATGCATTGGAGCAATTGGAAGCTGCGTTTTACACGCAAGTGATTGCCACGCCGTTCTCCGGCATCAGCGCACTGGAAAGCGAATACCTTAAAGACATTCGTGACCATGAAATTGCACACCGCGAATTTTTTAAAGCCGCTTTGGGAAGTAACGCCATTCCGGGTTTGCAGGTTGATTTTTCATCCATCAACTTCAGTAGCCGCGACAGCGTGCTGGGAACGGCAAAGGCTTTTGAAGACCTTGGCGTAGCCGCTTACAACGGTGCAGGACGATTGTTAACGAGCACCGATTATTTAACGCTTGCAGGAAAAATTGTTTCGGTGGAAGCAAGACACGCCGCGTTGATTCGTGATTTAATCAGCAACGGAAGCTTTGCCGATCTTGCCTCGCTTTCGTCAATGGGTGCGAACAACGCAAACGGTTTGGATGCAGCCATGAATCCGCCGGATGTTTTAGCCATTGCATCTGCGTATGTAAAAACGCAAATTGACGCCAGCAATCTTCCAAAATAA
- a CDS encoding ferritin-like domain-containing protein, whose product MNLKNILNEIETVDPEVYERLDTRRDTMRRFSFIGKALALAAVPSALGSMFKKAYGQTASDVTDVLLFAYLLENLEAEFYKKVVSSFTAIGVLAGAPQAALTVIRDHEVAHVAFLKTVLNSMGTTPPTYSASSFDFSGAKGAGNGPFAAAFSNYGVMLAVAQTFEDTGVRAYKGQAPRLINNKTVLTAALQIHSVEARHASHIRQMRRNLTSGNLVPSGVTLQPWITLAQSGIDTGNASANAAIQMSYAGEDATTQANVNIVNIGGQTIAASEASEAFDEPLTKAQITAIVNPFIV is encoded by the coding sequence ATGAACCTGAAAAATATACTGAACGAAATAGAAACCGTTGATCCCGAAGTTTACGAACGATTGGACACACGCCGCGACACGATGCGACGCTTTTCATTTATCGGAAAAGCCCTGGCGCTTGCAGCCGTTCCTTCGGCACTTGGCTCAATGTTTAAAAAAGCCTACGGCCAAACAGCCAGCGACGTAACAGACGTGTTGTTGTTTGCCTATCTCCTTGAAAACTTAGAAGCCGAGTTTTACAAAAAAGTGGTGAGCAGCTTTACCGCCATTGGCGTACTGGCGGGTGCACCGCAGGCAGCGTTAACGGTTATTCGCGACCACGAAGTGGCACACGTGGCTTTCCTGAAAACAGTCTTGAATTCGATGGGAACAACGCCGCCAACGTACAGCGCCTCTTCCTTTGATTTTAGCGGCGCGAAAGGCGCGGGCAACGGTCCGTTTGCAGCGGCGTTCAGCAATTACGGTGTGATGCTGGCCGTAGCGCAAACCTTTGAAGACACCGGCGTAAGAGCCTACAAAGGTCAGGCGCCACGTCTCATTAACAACAAAACCGTATTGACAGCAGCCCTGCAAATTCATTCGGTAGAGGCAAGACATGCATCACACATTCGGCAAATGCGGCGCAATCTTACATCGGGAAATTTGGTGCCCTCTGGTGTGACCTTGCAACCCTGGATTACGCTGGCGCAAAGCGGCATCGACACGGGTAACGCATCGGCCAATGCCGCCATTCAAATGAGTTATGCGGGCGAAGATGCAACGACGCAGGCAAACGTAAACATCGTCAATATTGGTGGGCAAACCATTGCGGCAAGCGAAGCCTCAGAAGCTTTTGACGAGCCGTTGACGAAGGCACAGATAACGGCGATTGTAAATCCGTTTATCGTTTAA